The following proteins are encoded in a genomic region of Pseudodesulfovibrio mercurii:
- a CDS encoding HU family DNA-binding protein: MTKAELVVKIAEKANLTKANAERALNAFLETVESTLVSEGKLTLTGFGTFMVELRKSRVGRNPRTGLELKIPETKVVKFRPGKILKDAVK, from the coding sequence ATGACAAAGGCTGAATTGGTTGTCAAAATCGCGGAAAAGGCCAACCTGACCAAAGCGAACGCCGAACGCGCCCTGAATGCGTTCCTCGAGACCGTGGAAAGCACCCTGGTCTCCGAGGGCAAGCTCACCCTGACCGGTTTCGGCACCTTCATGGTGGAGCTCCGCAAGTCCCGCGTCGGACGCAACCCCCGCACCGGTCTCGAACTCAAGATCCCCGAGACCAAGGTCGTCAAATTCCGTCCCGGTAAGATTCTCAAAGACGCCGTCAAATAA
- the rsmA gene encoding 16S rRNA (adenine(1518)-N(6)/adenine(1519)-N(6))-dimethyltransferase RsmA has product MAHRDQPHRAKKSLGQNFLTDRNICRKIVDALAPTPGASIIEIGPGQGALTEHLVETGARLRVVEMDDDLADRLEERWPDLEVIRADALKFPWAELNAEGPVRIIGNLPYNVGSKLIWDIVSRVETLERAVFMVQHEVALRLTAEPGSKAYGGLTAWVRNFSDTRYLFKVPPTVFRPRPKVDSAVVRFDPLPAGARPEDPDRLAELIKLLFQQRRKQISTILKKRMTPAVEQWFREEGVSPSLRPENLTPTQFRALSLIY; this is encoded by the coding sequence ATGGCGCATAGAGACCAGCCCCACCGGGCCAAGAAGAGCCTGGGCCAGAACTTCCTGACCGACCGGAACATCTGCCGCAAGATCGTGGACGCCCTGGCGCCCACGCCCGGCGCGTCTATTATAGAAATAGGTCCGGGGCAGGGCGCCCTGACCGAACACCTGGTCGAGACCGGGGCGCGCCTGCGGGTGGTGGAGATGGACGACGACCTGGCCGACCGGCTCGAGGAACGCTGGCCCGACCTCGAGGTCATCCGGGCCGACGCCCTGAAGTTCCCCTGGGCGGAGCTGAATGCGGAGGGACCGGTCCGGATCATCGGCAACCTCCCGTACAACGTGGGCTCCAAGCTCATCTGGGACATCGTCAGCCGGGTCGAGACCCTGGAACGGGCGGTCTTCATGGTCCAGCACGAGGTGGCCCTGCGGCTGACCGCCGAGCCCGGTTCCAAGGCCTACGGCGGGCTGACCGCCTGGGTCCGGAACTTCAGCGACACGCGCTATCTCTTCAAGGTGCCGCCCACGGTCTTCCGGCCGCGCCCCAAGGTCGATTCCGCCGTGGTCCGCTTCGATCCCCTGCCCGCGGGGGCCCGTCCCGAAGACCCGGACCGGCTGGCGGAGCTGATCAAGCTGCTCTTCCAGCAGCGGCGCAAGCAGATTTCCACCATCCTGAAAAAGCGCATGACCCCGGCGGTGGAGCAGTGGTTCCGGGAGGAGGGCGTCAGTCCGTCGCTCAGGCCGGAAAACCTCACGCCGACACAATTCCGTGCGCTTTCCTTAATCTATTAG
- a CDS encoding adenine phosphoribosyltransferase, whose amino-acid sequence MNLRHYVRDIPDYPKKGITFFDITPILSTPKAFRYVIDQLYEKYKDCGADKIVAADARGFIFGAPLALKMGIGFVPIRKPGKLPYKNRCVTYDLEYGSDTLCMHVDAIEQGDKILMIDDLLATGGTAEGMIKLIREAGGEIVGAGFVIQLSFLDGDEVMRAADVKHDFLIGID is encoded by the coding sequence ATGAACCTACGCCATTACGTGCGGGACATCCCGGACTACCCCAAGAAGGGCATCACCTTCTTCGACATCACGCCCATCCTGAGCACGCCCAAGGCCTTTCGCTACGTCATCGACCAGCTGTACGAGAAGTACAAGGACTGCGGCGCGGACAAGATCGTGGCCGCCGACGCCCGGGGATTCATCTTCGGCGCGCCCCTGGCCCTCAAGATGGGCATCGGCTTCGTGCCCATCCGCAAGCCCGGCAAGCTGCCGTACAAGAACCGCTGCGTGACCTACGACCTGGAATACGGCTCGGACACCCTGTGCATGCACGTGGACGCCATCGAACAGGGCGACAAGATCCTGATGATCGACGACCTGCTGGCCACGGGCGGCACGGCCGAGGGCATGATCAAGCTGATCCGCGAGGCGGGCGGCGAGATCGTGGGCGCGGGCTTCGTCATCCAGCTCTCCTTCCTGGACGGCGACGAGGTCATGCGCGCGGCCGACGTGAAACATGATTTCCTGATCGGAATCGATTAA